The Humulus lupulus chromosome 4, drHumLupu1.1, whole genome shotgun sequence genome has a window encoding:
- the LOC133832216 gene encoding pectate lyase-like yields the protein MRLERAVETFRFELLIIVFVAIFPNCLRANIADFDEVWQQRANQSRKNAQKAYQPDPEKVTQDFNYHLHKDIEGDVDSNRTSRRRNLGSQKSECMATNPIDRCWRCDKNWFKHRKRLAKCALGFGRRTTGGKHGNIYVVTDPSDNDLVNPKPGTLRYAVIQPEPLWIIFANDMIIRLAEELIVSSHKTIDGRGAKVHICNGGQITLQFVENVIIHGLHIHDIKAGNGGLIRDSMEHYGFRTRSDGDGISIYGSTRVWIDHISMSNCQDGLIDVIMASTAVTISNCHLTHHNEVMLFGASDGYSEDQVMQVTVAFNHFGQGLVQRMPRCRWGFIHVVNNDYTHWLMYAIGGSQHPTIISQGNRFIAPPDINCKEVTKRDYAPESVWKTWNWRSEGDLLMNGAFFVESGNTVKKVPKKDVITAKPGTFVTRLTRFSGALNCVKNMPC from the exons ATGAGATTAGAGAGAGCAGTAGAAACGTTTAGGTTTGAATTGTTGATTATTGTATTTGTTGCAATCTTTCCAAATTGCTTAAGGGCTAACATAGCAGATTTCGATGAGGTATGGCAACAACGAGCTAATCAATCCAGAAAGAATGCCCAAAAGGCCTACCAACCCGATCCTGAGAAAGTCACTCAAGATTTTAATTATCACCTTCACAA ggACATAGAGGGTGACGTGGACAGTAACAGAACAAGCAGAAGAAGAAACCTGGGAAGCCAAAAAAGTGAATGTATGGCCACAAACCCAATCGACCGTTGTTGGAGATGTGACAAGAACTGGTTCAAGCACCGGAAGAGGCTCGCCAAATGTGCCCTAGGTTTCGGCCGTAGAACCACCGGCGGCAAGCACGGCAACATCTACGTCGTCACCGACCCCTCTGACAATGACCTCGTCAACCCTAAGCCTGGAACGCTCCGCTATGCCGTCATCCAGCCGGAGCCACTCTGGATCATCTTTGCCAACGACATGATCATTCGCCTCGCCGAGGAGCTCATCGTCAGTAGCCATAAGACCATCGATGGCCGTGGAGCTAAGGTTCATATATGTAATGGCGGTCAAATCACGCTTCAATTCGTGGAAAATGTGATCATTCATGGCTTGCACATTCATGATATCAAGGCTGGGAATGGAGGGCTGATTAGGGACTCGATGGAGCATTACGGATTCAGGACGCGTAGCGATGGGGATGGGATCTCGATCTATGGATCTACGCGGGTTTGGATCGATCATATTTCGATGTCCAATTGTCAAGACGGGCTCATCGATGTGATCATGGCGTCCACGGCCGTCACCATCTCAAATTGTCACCTTACTCATCATAATGAG GTGATGTTGTTTGGTGCAAGTGATGGGTATTCGGAGGATCAAGTCATGCAAGTAACTGTGGCATTCAACCATTTCGGTCAGGGATTGGTCCAGAGGATGCCCAGGTGCAGATGGGGTTTTATCCATGTTGTTAACAACGATTACACTCATTGGCTTATGTATGCCATTGGCGGTAGCCAACATCCTACCATCATAAGCCAGGGCAACCGTTTCATTGCTCCTCCAGACATAAATTGCAAAGAG gTGACAAAGAGGGATTATGCACCTGAGAGTGTGTGGAAGACATGGAATTGGAGGTCGGAGGGTGATCTCTTGATGAATGGAGCATTCTTTGTTGAATCCGGTAATACAGTTAAGAAAGTGCCTAAGAAAGACGTGATCACTGCAAAGCCTGGGACATTTGTGACGAGGCTCACTCGCTTTTCAGGTGCTCTTAACTGTGTTAAAAATATGCCATGTTAG
- the LOC133830475 gene encoding isochorismate synthase 2, chloroplastic, which produces MASSVAVARHCLGRFMDSESANYGISTLQISSRPSNYIRFPHRRYQLCVLSMNGCKGDPHFPLGTNETRTLPSVPSHAVALDKLSSAISDLKHHPPPFSSGIIRLQVPIQQQIDAIDWLHAQDKLLPRCFFSGRSRNESYNLFIENSKSNGNGYNSNLVSVAGVGSAVFFRHLHPFSYTDWKSIKRFLSTECPLIRAYGAIRFDARTNISSEWEPFGSFYFMVPQVEFDEFEDKSILATTVAWDDALSWPWVKAISEIQARISQVSSIVIKLSKEVPKTFVFSSKHTPSKEYWDLAVNRALKKISSDSALTKVVLARSSRVVTTSDVDPVTLLACLQVEGKNAYQFCLQPPNAPAFIGNTPEQLFRRKWLGVESDALAATCARGDTITEDLQIELDLLSSPKYHLEFSIVRESIRQKLEDVCYSVIVEPKKAVRKLPRVQHLYAKLVGKLRREDDEFGILSSLHPTPAVCGFPTEDARLLIAETEVFDRGMYAGPVGWFGGGESEFAVGIRSALVEKGVGALIYAGTGIVEGSDASQEWKELDLKVSQYTKLLKLEVSLREKVTSLEDH; this is translated from the exons atGGCCAGTTCTGTGGCTGTAGCAAGGCATTGCCTTGGTCGTTTCATGGACTCAGAATCAGCCAATTATGGCATATCTACCTTACAGATTTCTAGCAGGCCTTCCAATTATATTCGATTTCCTCATAGA AGGTATCAATTATGTGTTCTGTCCATGAATGGCTGCAAAGGAGACCCCCATTTCCCTCTTGGCACCAATGAAACACGTACTCTACCTTCAGTTCCTTCGCATGCAGTGGCTCTGGACAAGCTCAGCTCTGCCATTTCAGATTTGAAACACCACCCACCTCCTTTCTCCTCTGGAATTATACGTCTTCAG GTGCCAATCCAGCAGCAAATCGATGCCATTGATTGGCTCCATGCCCAAGACAAGCTTCTTCCTCGATGTTTTTTCTCTGGTCGAAGCCGAAACGAAAGTTACAATCTTTTTATTGAAAATAGCAAAAGCAACGGAAATGGTTACAACTCTAATTTGGTCAGCGTTGCCGGAGTGGGCTCCGCTGTCTTTTTCAGACATCTTCATCCTTTTTCATATACCGACTGGAAATCCATAAAGAG GTTTCTCTCTACAGAATGCCCTCTGATCCGTGCTTATGGGGCTATCCGTTTTGATGCGAGAACTAACATATCATCTGAATGGGAGCCTTTTGGTTCATTTTACTTTATGGTTCCTCAG GTTGAGTTTGATGAGTTTGAAGATAAGTCGATACTTGCTACAACTGTTGCATGGGACGATGCTCTTTCGTGGCCATGGGTAAAGGCAATCAGTGAAATTCAAGCTAGGATATCTCAG GTCTCTTCAATTGTTATAAAGTTATCAAAAGAAGTTCCTAAGACATTTGTATTCAGTAGCAAACACACCCCAAGCAAGGAATATTGGGATCTTGCTGTTAACCGAGCTTTAAAGAAAATTAGTAGTGACTCAGCACTTACTAAG GTTGTACTTGCCAGAAGCAGCAGAGTAGTGACTACTAGTGATGTTGATCCTGTAACATTATTAGCCTGCTTACAG GTTGAAGGTAAAAATGCTTATCAGTTTTGTCTGCAGCCACCTAATGCACCAGCTTTTATTGGAAACACG CCAGAGCAACTATTTCGCAGAAAATGGCTAGGCGTTGAGAGCGACGCTCTGGCTGCAACTTGTGCCAGAGGTGATACAATTACTGAAGATCTTCAAATAGAACTTGACTTACTCTCCAG TCCCAAATACCACCTTGAGTTTTCTATTGTGCGAGAAAGTATAAGACAAAAGCTGGAG GATGTTTGCTATTCTGTAATAGTTGAACCTAAGAAAGCAGTGAGAAAACTACCAAGAGTTCAACATTTATATGCCAAACTGGTTGGCAAGTTAAGAAGAGAGGATGATGAA TTTGGAATTCTATCTTCTCTTCACCCAACTCCAGCTGTGTGTGGATTTCCAACAGAGGATGCACGGCTTTTAATTGCTGAAACTG AAGTATTTGACCGAGGAATGTATGCCGGCCCTGTTGGTTGGTTTGGAGGAGGAGAGAGTGAATTTGCAGTTGGCATCAGGTCAGCTTTAGTTGAAAAG GGTGTTGGTGCACTGATCTATGCTGGAACAGGCATTGTGGAAGGTAGTGATGCGTCACAAGAGTGGAAAGAGTTGGATCTTAAAGTTTCTCAG TACACCAAGTTGCTTAAACTTGAAGTTTCTCTAAGAGAAAAAGTTACTAGTTTAGAGGACCACTAG